The following DNA comes from Methanobrevibacter sp..
GTGTTTACATTGCTGGTGTAGCACAAGGTCCTAAAGATATTCCTGACTCCGTAGCACAAGGTTCAGCTGCAGCATCCAGAGCAGCAATCCCAATGGCTAAAGGAGAAGTAGAAATCGAACCTATTATTGCATCTAACGATGAAACTATTTGTGGTGCTTGCCAAGTATGTGTTGAATTATGCCCATTCGATGCTATTTCAATCGCAACTGGTGTAGGTGGAAAAGAATTTGCACAAATTAACTCCGCATTATGTAAAGGATGTGGTACTTGTGTAGGTGCATGTCCATCTGGTGCTATGAACCAACAACACTTCAAAACCGAGCAAATTATGGCACAAATCAGTGCTGCTCTTGAAGACATAGGTAAATAGATTTAGAGATTAATTTCTCTATTTCTTTTTTTTACTTTTTTTTAAACTTTTTTTCTTAATTATAAATTAATTTCAAATACTCTATTTTTTCATAACTCTTATATTATAAGATAAACAAAAATTTAATCATAAATATATAATTGGATATTAGGTGTAGTAAATGACTAATTATCATGATGAAATTTTAAACTTTGAAAAAATAGCAAAAGAACATACTGAATACATGAGAAACAGTATCAACTTAATCGCTTCCGAAAATGTTACAAGTGTAGAAGTAACAGAAGCATTAGCAACTGATTTTGCACACAGATATGCTGAAGGACAAGCATTCGAAAGATTCTACGAAGGATGTCAATACGTTGATATAATCGAAGACAAAACCAAAAAACTATCCTGTGAAGTCTATGACTGTGACTATGCAAATGTACAACCGGTATCAGGTGTAACAGCAAACCTTGCAGCATTCTTTGGATTTGCAAAACCTGGTGAAAAAGTAATGGCACTTGAAGTACCATCCGGAGGACACATTTCCCACGCAGACGTAAGTGCAGCAGGAATACGTGGACTCAAAACTGTATTCCACCCATTAGACAAAAACGTTATGAACATTGACATCGATGCAATGAACAAGAAAATCCTTGAAGAAAAACCACAAATCGTATTGTTCGGAGGAAGCCTGTTCTTATTCCCACACCCAGTAAAAGAAGCTCGTGAAGCAGCTGACGAAGTGGGCGCAACAATCATGTATGACGGTGCACACGTATTAGGTCTTATTGCAGGTGGACAGTTCCAACAACCTCTAAAAGAAGGTGCAGATGTAATGATGGGATCAACCCACAAGACATTCCCAGGTCCACAAGGAGGAATCATCCTATCCCATGCGGAAAATGCTGATTTAATCGATGAAGCAGTGTTCCCTGGTGTTGTAAGTAATCACCACTTGCACCATTTGTTAGGTTTAGGAATTGCAACAGCTGAAATGTTAGAATTTGGTGAAGCATACGCAAAACAAACCATTAAAAATGCTCAAGCATTAGGTCAAGCAATGTATGAAAGAGGATTTGACGTATTATGTGAAGACCTTGGATTTACTCAATCCCACCAAATTGCAGTTGACTTAACCAACATCAGATCAGCATCAGACGTTGCAAAAGAACTGGCTGACAACAATGTAATCCTTAACAAAAACCTCTTGCCAGGAGACAACCGTGACAACTCCGATGACCCATCAGGTCTCAGAATTGGTACTCAGGAAATCACAAGAAGAGGCTTAAAAGAAAAAGAAATGGATGAAGTTGCTGAGTTCATCAAACGTGTAGCAGTGGATAAAGAAGACATTGCAGATGAAGTTGCTGAGTTCATGAACCAATACACAAAACTCGATTATGCATTCTCTGACAGAGATGCTTACCAATATCATAAATTAGATTAATATGAGAATAGCCTTTGCATTTACTGGAGCTGGTCATTTACTCCGTGAATCAGTTAAAGTCGCTCGTGAATTGTCAAAAAATCATGAAGTGACAGTATTTCTATCAGGAGCAGCGGAAGAAGTCCTTAAAATGTATGGACTTTATGAAAGCGTTGTTGAAATCACTGGTGGAAAATACCGAGAGCTTGCAACTGATTCCACACAAAAATTCTCATATCCAATAACAGGTCGCTTATCACTTGGTAAGTACGACCTATTAATAGTTTCACCGGCTACAGCAAATACAGTTTCAAAAATAGTCTATGGAATAGCAGACACACTCGTTACAAATGCGGTGGCACAGGCTGGAAAAGGTGCAGTTCCCGTTTATATGGTACCGGTAGACATTCATCCGGGACCAATTGACACTGTACTTCCATCAAAAATGGAGTTGTCCAAATGTGAAAACTGCGATGACTGTGTAGCTGCGCTAGTATGTGAACAGGGTGCAATTATTCCTCACACTGAAATAGATTTAACAAAATGTATTGGCTGCGGATTGTGTCGAAATTCATGCCCAAATGATGCAATTTCAGAAGGTAAAATCATAACAATCTACATGAGAGACATTGATATTGAAAACACTCGCAAGTTGGAAAGTATTGATGATATTAAAATCTTTGAAAACCCCGAAGATATTTTAGATCAAATCTAATTTATCTCCTATTTTTAATTTTAACCTATCTTTTTTTGTTTCTAAAATATATTTGGCTTTTTTTTCAGGCTTGTAAAACCTCCAGGGTTTTAAACTAATCTTATCAAAAATAATTTTGTTCTCATTTATAAAATAGACATCAATTTCAAATTTCATGAACATGGTATGGACCGATGAGTCCTTCAGGTTTGTAAAAAGCATCATATTTTCAAAGTCTTTTTTTCCCATCAAACCTTTGAAACGTTTAAAAAAAGTATTTGCATATATTAATTTCATGAATTAATATCTGATTTTAATCTATTTAAGTTTTTAACAAGTTTAAAGCAATATTGACTTAAATATATGATTTTGATGTGATTTCACCATTCATCAGGTCTTTAATCGCTATTCTGAAGTCTTCCTTTTCGAATGCGCCGGGGATAATCAGCTGTTCCTGTGATGTGTCTAAAAAATAAAGAGGTATCGATTCGACTCCCATGACTATGGCATCCTCTTCGTCAATCTGAACTTCAAAGTCATATGAATCGCCTTCAAGCATGCTTCTTATTTCATTCTCATCCAACCCCAAATCAGATGCAATTTCGACCAGCACATTAATGTCGGCTATGATTTTATTTTCAATGAAATTTGCCTCATATATTCTAAAGACAACTTCAATGCCAACTTCACCATGTCTGTTTTGAACATATTTCACTAATCTGTGGGCATTTCTTGAGGATGTTAGCTTGATGTCGTGGTAGTTCATTTGAATACCATCTTTTAGAGCGATTTTTTCTGTTTCATCAACTTTTTGACCAGCAATTTCTGGTGTCAAACCGTATTTAATCACATTTTGTGTAATTATTGAACCGGTTGCGGTGTCAAATAGTGTTGGGTAAAGCTCAAAGGGCTTCATCTCCCATTTAACATCAACATTTGTCTCATCAATAGCTTTTTTCAAACGGTTTAATCCTATATATGAGTTTGGACAGTTGAAATCGCTCCAAAAGGTTATTTTCATTTTTTATCCTCTTTTTTGGATTCGGCTCTTTTCTTTTTGGATAATTTATAGAGTTTGTTTATATTATCTATTGATCTTATTATTGTGTTGTATTTTCTAAAAAATCCCATAAGTTAATGTATTGATATCATTGTTAAAGTAGTTTAACATTATATCTGGTGTCTGGTTATCGGAGTTTTTTGTAATATAAATATTCATATTCTTTTAATTTCATATACAGCTACTTCTTTTAATCAAACTCTAATTCTCACTATCATTTATTTAATGCATATTGCATTTAAAATAATAAAAAGTATTTCATAAAATATCAAAATAATAAGGTCTTATTTTATTTAAATTGCACATAAAACAATTTCTATTTTTAAAATTTTGCCTATTCAATAACCTTTATTTATTATTTGAAACAAAAAGATACATATTGTAAATTAATTGATAAGTGTGTTGATAAAATGGAAAATATTAGTCAATATTTAAATCGCACACTTCATCAAAATGCATTAGTTACGAGGAGTTAAAAAATGCCAATAAAAGAGGCAGATAAATCATATGATCATGAAAAGATAGAAAAAAAGGTTCAAAAATTCTGGAAACAGGAAGAAACCTTTAAAAAGGTAAATGAACTTAGAGAAAAAGGCCCAAAATATTCATTTTTAGATGGACCACCATACTGTAGCGGTAAAATACATTTGGGAACAGCCTGGAATAAAATCATCAAGGATTCCTACTTGAGATACAAATCCATGAACGGATTCAGCTTAAGAAGACAGGCAGGATGGGATATGCACGGTCTTCCAATTGAAAACAAGGTAGAGCACCTGATGGGAATTCAATCCAAACAGGAAATCGAAGAAATCGGAATAGACAAGTTTGTCGACAAATGCCGTGAATTTGCAATTGAAAACAAGATTGCAATGGAAAATGAATTCGATCAGATAGGTGTCTGGATGGACTGGGATGACCCATACATGACACTTGATCCAAAGTATATGGAATCATCATGGTGGATGCTTAAAAGAGCAAACGAACAGGACCTGCTTGTAAACGACCAAAGAGTAATCAGCTGGTGTCCTCACTGTGGAACAGCACTTGCAGCAGCTGAAATTGAATATGAAGAAAAAGTCGACCCATCCATTTATATCAAATTCCCGGTCAAAGGTGAAGAAAACACTTACTTCCTTGTATGGACAACCACTCCATGGACATTACCTGCAAACCTTGCAATCTGTGCAAACCCGGAATTCGATTATGTTTACGTTTCAAAAGACGGTGAAACCTACATTCTAGCAGAAAACCTGATGGAAGATGTTTTAGGAAAACAAGTCAAAATCCACAGAACAAAAATCCCTGCAGAATCAGAAGATGAAGAAGACAAAATCATCGAAGAAAAAGAAGTGATGTATGAAATCATCAAGACCGTAAAAGGTGAGGAACTAATCGGTCAGGCTTATGATTACATTTTAGCAGATGAAATTCCAAAACAGATGGAATTCGACTCACAAATCGAAAAGGTACACACAATCCTTCCGGGAGACCATGTTGAGCTTGGTGAAGGTACTGGTTTGGTACATACAGCACCAGGACACGGTCCTGACGACTTTGAAGTGGGAAAAGCTAACGGACTTCCAATATTCTGCCCTGTAGGTGAAGACGGATGCTTTACTGAAGATGCAGGAAAATACACTGGCAAATTCACAAAAGAAGAAAATCAACAAATTATTGATGATTTGGAAGCTAAAAACTTGATGTACAGAGCAGAAACCATTGAACACAGATATGGTGTATGTTGGAGATGTAAAACCCCTATCATCTATCGTGCAACAAAACAGTGGTTTTTGAAAGTAACTGAAATCAAACAGAAAATGCTTGATGAAATCGAAAAAGTCGAATGGGTACCTAAATGGGCTGGAGAAGGAAGATTCCATGACTGGGTGGACAATGCACGTGACTGGACAATCTCAAGACAAAGATACTGGGGTATACCAATACCAATTTGGGAATGTCCTGACTGTGGCGAGCTAAAGGTAATAGGCTCCTTAAATGAACTAAAAGAAGAATCCTTAAATGAAATCAATGTAACTGATGCAGAATTAATCCACAGACCATATGTAGATGAAGTGGAAGTTAAATGTGACTCTTGTGGAAAATCTATAAAAAGGATTCCCGACGTACTTGACGTATGGATTGATTCCGGTGTAGCGGGATGGGCATCCCTATACTATCCTGAAGAAAAGGAAAAATTCGAAGACTGGTTCCCTTATGACTTCAT
Coding sequences within:
- a CDS encoding DUF192 domain-containing protein encodes the protein MGKKDFENMMLFTNLKDSSVHTMFMKFEIDVYFINENKIIFDKISLKPWRFYKPEKKAKYILETKKDRLKLKIGDKLDLI
- a CDS encoding DsbA family protein — encoded protein: MKITFWSDFNCPNSYIGLNRLKKAIDETNVDVKWEMKPFELYPTLFDTATGSIITQNVIKYGLTPEIAGQKVDETEKIALKDGIQMNYHDIKLTSSRNAHRLVKYVQNRHGEVGIEVVFRIYEANFIENKIIADINVLVEIASDLGLDENEIRSMLEGDSYDFEVQIDEEDAIVMGVESIPLYFLDTSQEQLIIPGAFEKEDFRIAIKDLMNGEITSKSYI
- the glyA gene encoding serine hydroxymethyltransferase; translated protein: MTNYHDEILNFEKIAKEHTEYMRNSINLIASENVTSVEVTEALATDFAHRYAEGQAFERFYEGCQYVDIIEDKTKKLSCEVYDCDYANVQPVSGVTANLAAFFGFAKPGEKVMALEVPSGGHISHADVSAAGIRGLKTVFHPLDKNVMNIDIDAMNKKILEEKPQIVLFGGSLFLFPHPVKEAREAADEVGATIMYDGAHVLGLIAGGQFQQPLKEGADVMMGSTHKTFPGPQGGIILSHAENADLIDEAVFPGVVSNHHLHHLLGLGIATAEMLEFGEAYAKQTIKNAQALGQAMYERGFDVLCEDLGFTQSHQIAVDLTNIRSASDVAKELADNNVILNKNLLPGDNRDNSDDPSGLRIGTQEITRRGLKEKEMDEVAEFIKRVAVDKEDIADEVAEFMNQYTKLDYAFSDRDAYQYHKLD
- the ileS gene encoding isoleucine--tRNA ligase codes for the protein MPIKEADKSYDHEKIEKKVQKFWKQEETFKKVNELREKGPKYSFLDGPPYCSGKIHLGTAWNKIIKDSYLRYKSMNGFSLRRQAGWDMHGLPIENKVEHLMGIQSKQEIEEIGIDKFVDKCREFAIENKIAMENEFDQIGVWMDWDDPYMTLDPKYMESSWWMLKRANEQDLLVNDQRVISWCPHCGTALAAAEIEYEEKVDPSIYIKFPVKGEENTYFLVWTTTPWTLPANLAICANPEFDYVYVSKDGETYILAENLMEDVLGKQVKIHRTKIPAESEDEEDKIIEEKEVMYEIIKTVKGEELIGQAYDYILADEIPKQMEFDSQIEKVHTILPGDHVELGEGTGLVHTAPGHGPDDFEVGKANGLPIFCPVGEDGCFTEDAGKYTGKFTKEENQQIIDDLEAKNLMYRAETIEHRYGVCWRCKTPIIYRATKQWFLKVTEIKQKMLDEIEKVEWVPKWAGEGRFHDWVDNARDWTISRQRYWGIPIPIWECPDCGELKVIGSLNELKEESLNEINVTDAELIHRPYVDEVEVKCDSCGKSIKRIPDVLDVWIDSGVAGWASLYYPEEKEKFEDWFPYDFITEGHDQTRGWFYSQLGTGVIAMGQSPYKKVLMHGFVLDEHGNKMSKSLGNVVAPEEVIEKYGADVLRFYLLWASKPWDDLKFVWEELLNINKMFNILWNVYVFSTTYMSLDNFNPIGLSEDDIILRSEDKWIISKANSLIKEVAEDLDNLFFHKATRKINNFILEDLSRWYVRLIRGRTWVESDDPDKLGAYYSLYTALVKLIQVLCPIAPHVSEEIYENLVKGVNPEAPESIHMLDWEYDEDAINTELEAKMDVAREVIEASIRARDMAQYKLRWPVSDITVVSEDENVLNAIEELTDIIKDQSNTKEVLGASEFEKLSYNAKPNLKILGPKLKGDMGKVVKGLKTADGNQIKAELEANGTVTIEGIELNSEEVLFDSELPDDFVSSEFEGGNVFVNTNITLEIRQEAMARELIRRIQDMRKDMDLDVEANINVDVETSSEFKDLIVPQSEMISHEVRANSLIITDAEECSKDSKDYTKEWDIEGEKVIISIKN
- a CDS encoding dihydromethanopterin reductase (acceptor), with translation MRIAFAFTGAGHLLRESVKVARELSKNHEVTVFLSGAAEEVLKMYGLYESVVEITGGKYRELATDSTQKFSYPITGRLSLGKYDLLIVSPATANTVSKIVYGIADTLVTNAVAQAGKGAVPVYMVPVDIHPGPIDTVLPSKMELSKCENCDDCVAALVCEQGAIIPHTEIDLTKCIGCGLCRNSCPNDAISEGKIITIYMRDIDIENTRKLESIDDIKIFENPEDILDQI